Proteins from a single region of Hydra vulgaris chromosome 12, alternate assembly HydraT2T_AEP:
- the LOC136087699 gene encoding uncharacterized protein LOC136087699, whose protein sequence is MSVSDENIEILTVEILNKKFKNILLSCCYRPPTRRTEYLSNYLVHNIIEKASHEKKKNYIIGDFNLDCFQYNEKQNITKFYNHLFETETVPIINKPTRITEFSSSLIDNVLTNDCFNITLKKGIVKTDVSDHFPIFFCLGADLKTNTHGKITIKKRIYNNNNLNLFKQQLLHQDWSYINFNEDKNIIYKSFFNIFYKIYDANFPLREIILNAKDISCPWITKGIKKSSKIKQKLYVKYLKNKSDKHKNNYTAYKNLFEKLRKKAKQIYYSDLLMKLKHNSRRVWQIMKEITGKHKTSTNSMPNAIKVENKLVTDLSEIAAEFNKFFSTIGNNLSNKIPYVGNNSVDEFISSPSSTINFSNLSYYEFEIAFKSLKRNKAIGPDDINGNIIIDFFNVIKDILFKVFEASITQGSFPDPV, encoded by the coding sequence ATGAGTGTTTCTGATGAAAATATTGAGATTTTAACGGttgaaatattaaacaaaaaatttaaaaatattttactaagcTGCTGCTATCGGCCACCAACTAGAAGAACTGAGTACCTAAGCAATTATCTTGTtcataatataatagaaaaagctagtcatgaaaagaaaaaaaattatataataggGGATTTCAACCTAGACTGTTTCCAGtacaatgaaaaacaaaacattacaaaGTTTTATAACCATTTATTTGAAACGGAAACTGTACCTATTATAAATAAACCCACTAGAATTACAGAGTTCTCATCCTCCTTAATTGACAACGTTCTTACCAATGACTGTTTCAATATAACGCTCAAAAAAGGTATTGTAAAAACTGATGTTTCGGatcattttccaatttttttctgcttAGGCGCTGACCTCAAAACAAATACGCACggaaaaataacaataaaaaaacgtatttataacaacaataacctaaatttatttaaacagcaACTTTTACATCAAGACTGGagctatataaactttaatgagGATAAAAACATCatctataaatctttttttaatatattttataaaatctacgATGCAAATTTCCCGTTACGAGAAATTATTCTTAACGCCAAAGACATTTCTTGTCCTTGGATAactaaaggaataaaaaaatcctcaaaaataaaacaaaaactctatgttaaatatcttaaaaataaatcagacaagcataaaaataactacacagcttataaaaatctatttgaaaaactccGCAAAAAAGCCAAACAAATTTACTACTCTGACTTGCTTATGAAACTCAAACATAATTCAAGACGGGTttggcaaataatgaaagaaattactgGCAAACATAAAACAAGCACAAATTCGATGCCGAATGctataaaagtagaaaataaattagttacCGATTTAAGTGAAATCGCTGCcgaatttaataagtttttttcaacaataggAAATAACCTATCAAATAAGATTCCTTATGTAGGCAACAACTCTGTTGACGAATTTATATCGTCACCAAgttcaactataaatttttcaaatctaagttattatgaatttgaaatagcatttaaatcattaaaaaggaaTAAAGCAATTGGGCCTGATGATATAAATGGAAATATtataattgacttttttaatgtGATCAAAGATATCCTCTTCAAAGTCTTTGAAGCATCTATTACTCAAGGATCTTTTCCAGATCCAGtttga